A genomic stretch from Flavobacterium nitratireducens includes:
- the fbp gene encoding class 1 fructose-bisphosphatase, with translation MKEHNKTLGEFIIENQADFQYSSGELSRIINSIRLAAKVVNYKVSKAGLVDIIGAVGAQNIQGEDQQKLDVYANEVFIQTLINREIVCGIASEENDEFITVEGSDKSHNNKYVVLMDPLDGSSNIDVNVSLGTIFSVFRRITPIGTPVTLEDFLQPGINQVAAGYVIYGTSTMLVYTTGNGVNGFTLNPAIGTFYLSHPNMQFPKDGNIYSTNEGNYVHFPQGVKDYIKYCQLEEDERPYTSRYIGSLVADMHRNMIKGGVYIYSTITTAPKGKLRLLYECNPMAFIAEQAGGKASDGFNRIMEIIPTELHERAPFFCGSQNMVEKAEDFMLKAKLSKY, from the coding sequence ATGAAAGAACACAACAAGACTTTAGGAGAATTTATCATCGAAAACCAAGCCGATTTTCAATATTCTTCGGGTGAATTATCACGTATCATCAATTCGATTCGTTTGGCCGCTAAAGTTGTCAATTACAAAGTAAGTAAAGCAGGTCTCGTAGATATTATAGGTGCAGTAGGCGCTCAAAACATACAAGGAGAAGACCAACAAAAATTAGATGTTTATGCTAATGAAGTTTTTATTCAAACTCTTATAAATCGAGAAATAGTATGCGGCATTGCTTCTGAGGAGAACGATGAATTCATAACTGTTGAAGGAAGTGATAAAAGTCATAATAACAAATACGTAGTCTTAATGGACCCACTTGACGGATCGTCAAATATTGATGTAAACGTTTCATTAGGGACAATTTTTTCAGTTTTTAGAAGAATTACCCCAATCGGAACCCCAGTTACCCTTGAAGACTTCTTACAACCAGGAATCAATCAGGTTGCTGCCGGATACGTCATTTACGGAACATCAACTATGCTTGTTTATACTACAGGTAATGGTGTAAACGGATTTACGTTGAACCCAGCTATTGGAACATTTTATTTATCCCATCCCAATATGCAATTCCCAAAAGACGGAAATATATACTCTACAAATGAAGGGAATTATGTTCATTTTCCTCAGGGAGTAAAAGACTACATCAAATACTGCCAACTTGAAGAGGACGAAAGACCATACACTTCAAGATACATTGGAAGTTTAGTTGCGGACATGCACAGGAATATGATAAAAGGCGGAGTATACATATATTCAACTATTACTACCGCACCAAAAGGTAAATTACGATTGCTTTACGAATGTAATCCAATGGCATTCATAGCAGAACAAGCCGGAGGGAAAGCATCGGATGGGTTTAATAGAATAATGGAAATCATTCCCACTGAATTACATGAAAGAGCACCATTCTTTTGCGGTAGTCAAAATATGGTCGAAAAAGCGGAAGATTTTATGCTCAAAGCAAAATTAAGCAAATACTAA
- a CDS encoding glycerol-3-phosphate dehydrogenase/oxidase — protein sequence MKRHEQVSKLNETDEWDVIIIGGGASGLGTAVDAASRGYKTIIVEAVDFAKGTTSRSTKLVHGGVRYLEQGDVSLVKEALKERGLMAQNAAHVVKNQTFVIPNYNWWGGYFYTIGLTIYDLLAGRLSLGRSKYISKKKTIELLPTVEQKGLVSGVIYHDGQFDDSRLAINLAQTAVENGACVLNYTKVINLLKDDNNHVIGVQLEDRETAERKEIKGKVIINATGVFTNSIMKMNDKVYKKYIVPSQGIHLVFDKSFLPSDSALMVPKTSDGRVLFAVPWHDKVIVGTTDTLIKSHSLEPIALESEIEFVLETAQRFLAKKPTRADVLSVFAGLRPLAAPEKEGKSTKEVSRSHKIIVSETGLITITGGKWTTYRKIAEDIIDKAISEKKLPKKECKTEHLSIHGNKKTTTLDRENHLYVYGSDIQNIIDLQNQQPALKQKLHPNYDYTLAEVVWGIRYEMARTIDDVLSRRVRLLFLDARAAIAVSEKVAQLLAKELGHDEDWIKTQTEEFKTIASGFLLPEFRSN from the coding sequence ATGAAACGTCACGAACAAGTATCAAAATTAAACGAAACTGATGAGTGGGATGTAATCATCATTGGCGGTGGCGCAAGTGGACTTGGTACGGCAGTAGATGCTGCTAGTAGAGGCTACAAAACAATTATAGTTGAAGCAGTAGATTTTGCTAAAGGAACTACCAGCAGAAGTACCAAACTAGTTCATGGTGGTGTGCGTTATTTAGAACAAGGTGATGTTTCATTAGTGAAAGAAGCATTAAAAGAAAGAGGCTTAATGGCTCAAAATGCTGCGCATGTTGTCAAAAATCAAACTTTTGTTATTCCAAATTACAATTGGTGGGGTGGTTACTTCTACACTATTGGATTAACTATATACGATTTATTAGCTGGAAGATTAAGCTTAGGTCGATCCAAATACATTTCAAAGAAAAAAACCATTGAATTACTTCCCACCGTAGAACAAAAAGGTCTAGTAAGCGGTGTTATATATCATGACGGTCAATTTGATGATTCACGTCTAGCTATTAATCTAGCACAAACTGCAGTAGAAAATGGAGCATGTGTTTTAAACTACACTAAAGTAATCAATTTATTAAAAGACGATAATAACCACGTAATTGGCGTACAACTAGAAGATAGAGAAACAGCTGAGAGAAAAGAAATAAAAGGCAAAGTTATAATAAATGCTACAGGAGTCTTTACAAATTCAATCATGAAAATGAATGACAAAGTCTATAAAAAATATATAGTACCAAGTCAAGGAATTCATCTAGTATTTGACAAATCTTTTTTACCTAGTGATTCTGCCTTAATGGTTCCCAAAACAAGTGACGGAAGAGTTTTATTTGCTGTGCCATGGCATGATAAAGTAATAGTTGGAACTACCGATACCTTGATAAAAAGTCACAGTTTAGAACCAATTGCATTAGAAAGTGAAATTGAATTTGTACTCGAAACCGCACAACGCTTTTTAGCCAAAAAACCAACTAGAGCCGATGTATTATCCGTTTTCGCAGGGCTAAGACCTCTGGCAGCACCAGAAAAAGAAGGTAAAAGTACTAAAGAAGTATCAAGAAGCCACAAAATAATTGTCTCTGAAACGGGATTAATCACCATCACAGGTGGGAAATGGACCACTTATAGAAAAATTGCTGAAGACATTATAGACAAAGCAATCTCAGAAAAAAAATTACCTAAGAAGGAATGCAAAACAGAACACCTTTCAATTCATGGAAATAAAAAAACCACAACCCTAGACAGAGAAAACCATTTATATGTATACGGAAGTGATATTCAAAACATTATAGACTTACAAAATCAGCAACCAGCATTAAAACAAAAGCTACATCCCAATTACGATTACACATTGGCTGAAGTTGTCTGGGGTATTCGTTATGAAATGGCAAGAACTATTGATGATGTCTTATCACGAAGAGTACGTCTCTTATTCCTAGATGCTCGCGCCGCAATTGCTGTTTCAGAAAAAGTTGCACAATTATTGGCTAAAGAATTAGGCCATGATGAGGATTGGATTAAAACACAAACCGAAGAATTCAAAACAATCGCAAGCGGGTTTCTTTTACCTGAATTTAGATCAAATTAA
- the glpK gene encoding glycerol kinase GlpK, producing the protein MKNKLILALDQGTTSSRAILFNHEGEIVNVSQKDFEQIFPKPGWVEHDPNEIWSSQISVAAEVIAKTGINGKEIAAIGITNQRETTIVWDRETSEPIYNAIVWQDRRTAKYCDELKAQGHADMIKKKTGLVLDAYFSGTKVKWILDNVPGAREKAEAGKLCFGTVDTWLIWKLTRGKMFMTDVSNASRTLLLNIHTLEWDDELLELLTIPRAMLPAVKQSSEIYGTTCTTLFATEIPIAGVAGDQQAALFGQLCTKPGMAKNTYGTGCFMLMNTGDKLVYSNNNLLTTVAWKINGKTTYALEGSVFVGGAAVQWLRDGAKMIDSASDIEALAASVPDNGGVYFVPALTGLGAPYWDQYARGAIVGITRGTTNAHIARATLEGIAYQVYDLTKSMEADFGGKGTELRVDGGAAANNLMMQFQSDIFGFKVIRPKILETTALGAAYLAGLAVGYWDSVEDLQEQWSIDKEFTQEMPTENVDSLIKNWNKAVGRASNWIED; encoded by the coding sequence ATGAAAAACAAATTAATCCTAGCTCTTGACCAAGGAACTACATCTTCAAGAGCTATTTTATTTAACCATGAAGGAGAAATTGTAAATGTGTCTCAAAAAGATTTTGAGCAAATATTTCCTAAACCAGGATGGGTAGAACACGACCCAAATGAAATCTGGTCATCACAAATTAGTGTTGCCGCAGAGGTAATTGCCAAAACAGGAATAAACGGAAAAGAAATTGCAGCGATTGGTATTACCAATCAAAGAGAAACAACTATTGTTTGGGATAGAGAAACAAGCGAGCCAATTTATAATGCTATTGTTTGGCAAGACCGTAGAACTGCAAAATATTGTGATGAGTTGAAAGCACAAGGGCATGCAGACATGATCAAGAAAAAAACAGGTTTAGTTTTAGACGCCTATTTTTCTGGAACCAAAGTAAAATGGATTTTAGATAACGTACCAGGAGCTCGTGAAAAAGCTGAAGCAGGAAAACTATGTTTTGGAACTGTTGATACTTGGCTTATTTGGAAACTAACTCGAGGTAAAATGTTTATGACCGATGTTTCTAATGCCAGTAGAACATTATTACTAAACATCCACACGCTAGAATGGGATGATGAATTATTGGAATTGTTAACTATTCCTAGAGCAATGTTGCCAGCAGTGAAACAAAGCAGTGAAATATATGGTACAACTTGTACAACATTATTTGCTACGGAAATTCCAATTGCAGGTGTTGCAGGAGATCAACAAGCAGCTCTTTTTGGTCAATTATGTACAAAGCCCGGAATGGCTAAAAATACTTATGGGACAGGATGTTTTATGTTGATGAATACAGGTGACAAACTCGTATATTCTAACAACAACCTATTGACTACAGTAGCTTGGAAAATAAACGGAAAGACAACTTACGCATTAGAAGGAAGTGTTTTTGTTGGAGGTGCAGCAGTACAATGGTTGCGCGATGGTGCTAAAATGATTGACTCAGCTTCAGACATCGAAGCTTTAGCAGCAAGTGTACCTGACAACGGTGGTGTTTATTTTGTTCCTGCTTTAACAGGTTTAGGTGCACCTTATTGGGATCAATACGCAAGAGGTGCTATTGTGGGTATTACCAGAGGAACAACAAATGCTCATATTGCTCGCGCTACATTAGAAGGTATTGCTTACCAAGTTTATGATTTAACAAAATCAATGGAAGCAGATTTTGGTGGAAAAGGAACAGAATTAAGAGTAGATGGTGGTGCAGCGGCAAATAATTTAATGATGCAATTTCAATCAGATATTTTTGGTTTCAAAGTGATCAGACCTAAAATACTAGAAACAACTGCCTTAGGAGCAGCTTATTTAGCAGGATTAGCTGTAGGATACTGGGATAGTGTAGAAGACCTACAAGAACAATGGTCAATCGACAAAGAGTTTACTCAAGAAATGCCAACTGAAAACGTTGATAGTTTAATTAAAAACTGGAACAAAGCTGTTGGCCGTGCTTCTAACTGGATCGAAGATTAA
- a CDS encoding MIP/aquaporin family protein, whose product MTSFIAELIGTMLLILLGNGVVANVVLKGTKGNNSGWIVITAGWAFAVFVAVTVAGPISGAHLNPAVTIGLAIAGKFAWSQVATYIIAQLLGAMLGAFLVWLFHKDHFTITEDEGGKLACFSTGPAIRNTVSNMIGEIIGTFVLIFVIFYLAGPELSMSSATDVKIGLGSIGALPVAILVWAIGLSLGGTTGYAINPARDLGPRIMHSILLKGSSDWSYAWIPVVAPIIGATIAAYLYMAL is encoded by the coding sequence ATGACATCATTTATAGCAGAGTTAATAGGCACAATGCTCCTTATCCTTTTGGGTAATGGAGTAGTTGCGAACGTAGTTCTTAAAGGAACAAAAGGAAACAATTCAGGCTGGATAGTTATTACAGCAGGTTGGGCATTTGCGGTTTTTGTAGCAGTAACTGTAGCAGGACCAATAAGCGGAGCTCACCTAAACCCGGCTGTAACTATTGGATTAGCAATTGCAGGTAAATTTGCTTGGAGCCAAGTTGCTACATATATAATAGCTCAACTTTTAGGAGCGATGTTAGGCGCATTCTTAGTTTGGTTATTCCATAAAGATCACTTTACTATCACAGAAGACGAAGGCGGAAAACTAGCTTGTTTCAGTACAGGACCTGCAATTAGAAACACTGTATCAAATATGATTGGCGAAATAATTGGGACTTTTGTTCTTATTTTTGTAATCTTCTATCTTGCAGGACCAGAACTTAGTATGAGCTCAGCAACAGATGTTAAAATTGGACTTGGTTCAATTGGTGCTTTACCCGTTGCAATATTAGTATGGGCAATTGGTCTTTCTCTAGGAGGTACTACTGGTTACGCCATTAATCCAGCAAGGGACTTAGGCCCTCGTATTATGCACTCCATACTTTTAAAAGGAAGTAGTGATTGGAGTTATGCTTGGATTCCAGTTGTAGCACCAATCATTGGAGCAACTATTGCCGCATACCTTTATATGGCTTTATAA
- the miaB gene encoding tRNA (N6-isopentenyl adenosine(37)-C2)-methylthiotransferase MiaB: MEKTIEESKQGESLVLENKPENNKKLYIESYGCAMNFSDSEIVASILSSNGYNTTQVLEEADLVLVNTCSIRDKAEQTIRKRLEKYNAVKRINSKMKVGVLGCMAERLKSQFLEQEKIVDLVVGPDAYKDLPNLLTEVEEGRDAINVILSKEETYGDISPVRLMSNGITALVSITRGCDNMCTFCVVPFTRGRERSREPQSIMAEIQDLYEKGFKEVTLLGQNVDSYLWYGGGLKKDFDKASEIQKATAVNFDQLLEMVAQAFPKMRIRFSTSNPQDMHESVLHVIAKYPNICKHIHLPVQSGSNRILKEMNRLHTREEYMELVDKIYNIIPGCAITQDMITGFPTETEEDHQDTLSLMEYVKYNYGYMFAYSERPGTLAERKMEDDVPEETKLRRLQEIVDLQQKHSLSTCQEFIGQTVEVLIDKISKKSAAEFSGRNSQNITVVFPKENYKIGDFVNVKITSCTSGTLKGEAVGYSDMN, translated from the coding sequence ATGGAAAAGACTATAGAAGAGAGCAAACAAGGTGAAAGTCTTGTTTTAGAAAACAAACCCGAAAACAACAAAAAACTATACATAGAAAGTTATGGCTGTGCGATGAATTTTTCGGACAGTGAAATCGTTGCTTCGATTTTATCTAGCAACGGATACAACACGACTCAAGTTTTAGAAGAAGCCGACTTGGTTTTAGTTAATACTTGTTCTATTCGTGATAAAGCAGAGCAAACTATCCGCAAACGTCTTGAAAAATACAACGCTGTAAAACGTATTAATTCGAAAATGAAAGTAGGCGTTTTAGGCTGTATGGCTGAACGCTTGAAAAGTCAATTCTTAGAACAAGAAAAAATTGTCGATTTAGTAGTAGGTCCTGATGCGTATAAAGATTTACCTAATCTTTTAACAGAAGTAGAAGAAGGAAGAGATGCCATAAACGTAATCTTATCTAAAGAAGAAACCTATGGAGATATTTCTCCTGTACGATTAATGAGTAATGGAATTACCGCTTTGGTTTCTATCACTCGTGGTTGCGATAACATGTGTACATTTTGTGTAGTTCCTTTTACCAGAGGACGCGAAAGAAGCCGCGAACCACAAAGTATCATGGCAGAAATTCAAGACTTGTATGAAAAAGGGTTTAAAGAGGTTACGCTTTTAGGTCAAAACGTAGATAGTTATTTATGGTATGGTGGCGGATTGAAAAAAGATTTCGACAAAGCCTCTGAAATACAAAAAGCTACTGCCGTAAATTTCGATCAATTATTAGAAATGGTGGCACAGGCATTTCCTAAAATGAGAATTCGTTTTTCGACTTCTAACCCTCAGGATATGCACGAAAGTGTTTTACACGTGATTGCTAAATATCCAAACATTTGCAAACACATTCACTTACCTGTTCAATCAGGAAGCAACCGTATCTTAAAAGAGATGAATCGTTTGCACACTCGAGAAGAGTACATGGAATTAGTTGATAAAATTTACAACATCATACCGGGTTGCGCAATCACTCAAGATATGATTACTGGTTTCCCAACAGAAACTGAGGAAGACCATCAAGACACCTTAAGCTTAATGGAATATGTAAAATACAATTACGGATATATGTTTGCCTATTCTGAAAGACCAGGAACTTTGGCAGAAAGAAAAATGGAAGATGACGTACCTGAAGAAACTAAATTAAGACGCCTCCAGGAAATTGTTGACTTACAGCAAAAACACTCACTTAGTACTTGTCAGGAATTTATTGGTCAAACAGTTGAAGTTTTAATTGATAAAATCTCTAAGAAATCGGCAGCAGAATTCTCAGGAAGAAATTCACAAAATATCACGGTAGTATTCCCTAAAGAAAATTACAAAATTGGTGATTTTGTGAATGTAAAAATCACTTCTTGCACGAGTGGAACATTAAAAGGAGAAGCAGTGGGTTATTCCGATATGAATTAG
- a CDS encoding GxxExxY protein: MEYYKQEENYKIIGICMEVHRILGPGLLEIVYKDALEIEFRNNNIPFEREKEFVIEYKGNILPHKFYADFIIYDEIILEIKTVKEINNEHIAQTLNYIKLADSQIGIIVNFQNKSLTHKRLVI; this comes from the coding sequence ATGGAATATTACAAACAAGAAGAAAATTACAAAATAATTGGAATTTGTATGGAAGTTCATAGAATTTTGGGACCTGGTTTATTAGAAATTGTTTATAAAGATGCTTTAGAAATAGAATTTAGAAATAACAACATCCCTTTTGAAAGGGAAAAAGAATTCGTAATTGAATATAAAGGAAATATACTTCCTCATAAATTTTACGCTGACTTTATTATTTATGATGAGATAATTTTAGAAATAAAAACTGTCAAAGAAATAAACAACGAACACATTGCACAAACTCTCAACTATATCAAGTTAGCCGATTCCCAAATTGGAATCATTGTAAATTTTCAAAACAAATCATTAACCCACAAGCGGTTAGTCATTTAA
- a CDS encoding LptE family protein yields MKKILSLFALITLFMLSGCSIYNFTGTGKIDAKTFQVNFFQNNADLVEPGIDRTFTLTLQDILQNQTNLNLVKNGADLTYEGEITDYRISPMTATADQQAAQNRLKIRVNVRFTNKNKESDDFEKPFEFYYDYPATTQLQGAVLNTALKEIFDRITQDIFNESLAKW; encoded by the coding sequence ATGAAAAAAATACTTTCACTTTTTGCACTAATCACTCTTTTTATGTTGAGTGGTTGCAGCATTTACAATTTTACTGGGACTGGAAAAATTGATGCCAAAACCTTTCAGGTTAATTTTTTCCAAAACAATGCTGATTTAGTTGAACCAGGGATTGACCGAACTTTTACATTAACACTACAGGACATTTTACAAAATCAAACGAATTTGAATTTGGTTAAAAATGGAGCCGACTTGACTTACGAGGGTGAAATCACCGATTACCGCATTAGCCCCATGACAGCCACTGCCGACCAACAAGCTGCCCAAAACCGTTTAAAAATTAGAGTCAATGTACGTTTTACCAATAAGAACAAAGAATCAGACGATTTTGAAAAACCATTTGAATTCTATTACGACTATCCTGCAACTACACAATTACAGGGAGCAGTTTTAAACACAGCATTAAAAGAAATTTTTGACCGAATTACACAAGATATTTTTAATGAATCATTAGCCAAATGGTAA
- a CDS encoding tetratricopeptide repeat protein, whose product MNVTDYTYLINNPNTITEKQTLALEKVLEEFPYFQSARALRLKGLYNENSFKYNSALKVTAAHTTDRTVLFDFISSEEFNAIQKELFEKKANELLSINVIDSVEIVPPSFNTVNQDIEIETKSLDTIEYDETSSTPEEKLELGRPLEFSKNETHSFQEWLQLSRIQPIIREPETNNNSATPKNEDVSKKKKEAIIDKFIQSNPKIPAIKPGTPTNFTLDINKDDTTSLMTETLAKVYLEQKKYQKAIQAYEILILKYPEKSSFFADRIADIKILQQNNN is encoded by the coding sequence ATGAATGTAACCGATTATACTTATTTAATCAACAACCCTAACACCATTACCGAAAAGCAAACTCTTGCTTTAGAAAAGGTATTGGAGGAGTTTCCGTATTTTCAAAGTGCCCGCGCTTTACGTTTAAAAGGTTTATATAACGAAAATAGTTTTAAGTATAATTCGGCATTAAAAGTAACTGCAGCACATACCACCGACAGAACGGTATTGTTTGATTTCATAAGTTCGGAAGAATTTAATGCCATTCAAAAAGAATTATTCGAGAAAAAAGCGAACGAATTACTTTCGATTAACGTAATTGATAGTGTCGAAATCGTTCCGCCATCATTCAACACGGTTAATCAGGATATTGAAATAGAAACCAAGTCGCTGGACACTATTGAATACGACGAAACAAGTAGTACTCCAGAAGAAAAATTAGAATTAGGTAGACCTTTAGAATTTTCTAAAAATGAAACCCATTCGTTTCAAGAATGGCTACAACTTTCCAGAATACAACCAATAATTAGAGAACCTGAAACCAATAATAATTCAGCAACTCCAAAAAACGAGGATGTTTCGAAGAAGAAAAAAGAAGCAATTATTGATAAATTTATTCAGAGCAATCCCAAGATTCCCGCTATCAAACCAGGAACTCCTACGAACTTTACTTTAGACATCAACAAAGACGATACTACTTCGCTAATGACCGAAACTTTAGCCAAGGTATATTTAGAACAAAAAAAATATCAAAAAGCAATTCAAGCTTATGAAATATTAATTTTGAAATATCCAGAAAAAAGTAGTTTCTTTGCAGACCGCATAGCGGATATTAAGATTTTACAACAAAATAATAATTAA
- the secG gene encoding preprotein translocase subunit SecG, which translates to MSTFSIFLVLITIVCFLLIVVIMVQNPKGGGLSSSIGGSQMLGGVQKTTDFLDKSTWTLAIVLIALILLSSLSFTGNLGDSESKIIENTEAAAPAAQTAPATPATPATPNSAK; encoded by the coding sequence ATGAGCACATTTTCAATTTTTTTAGTTTTAATAACTATAGTTTGTTTCCTACTGATTGTAGTAATCATGGTTCAAAACCCTAAAGGAGGAGGTTTATCATCTTCAATAGGTGGATCACAAATGTTAGGTGGAGTACAAAAAACTACTGACTTTTTAGATAAAAGTACATGGACTTTAGCTATCGTATTAATCGCTTTGATTCTATTATCTAGCTTAAGTTTTACTGGAAATTTAGGAGACAGTGAATCTAAAATCATTGAAAACACTGAAGCCGCAGCACCTGCAGCACAAACTGCTCCTGCAACTCCGGCGACACCAGCTACGCCAAATTCAGCAAAATAA
- a CDS encoding co-chaperone GroES, giving the protein MTLNIKPLSDRVLIEPVAAETKTASGIFIPDTAKEKPQKGTVVAVGNGTKDHEMTVKVGDTVLYGKYAGTELKLEGKDYLIMREDDILAII; this is encoded by the coding sequence ATGACATTAAACATTAAACCACTTTCAGACCGAGTTCTGATTGAACCAGTTGCAGCCGAAACTAAGACAGCGTCAGGGATTTTTATTCCAGATACTGCCAAAGAAAAACCACAAAAAGGAACCGTTGTAGCCGTTGGAAATGGCACAAAAGATCATGAAATGACCGTTAAAGTAGGTGACACTGTACTTTACGGTAAATATGCTGGAACCGAATTAAAATTAGAGGGGAAAGACTATTTGATTATGAGAGAAGACGATATTCTTGCAATAATCTAA
- the groL gene encoding chaperonin GroEL (60 kDa chaperone family; promotes refolding of misfolded polypeptides especially under stressful conditions; forms two stacked rings of heptamers to form a barrel-shaped 14mer; ends can be capped by GroES; misfolded proteins enter the barrel where they are refolded when GroES binds), whose product MAKDIKFDIEARDGLKRGVDALANAVKVTLGPKGRNVIIGKTFGGPTVTKDGVSVAKEVELKDPLENMGAQMVKEVASKTNDLAGDGTTTATVLAQAIVKEGLKNVAAGANPMDLKRGIDKAVDAIVTDLAKQSQVVGSDSDKIKQIASISANNDEVIGELIATAFAKVGKEGVITVEEAKGTDTFVDVVEGMQFDRGYLSPYFVTNSEKMEVELDSPYILLYDKKVSSLKELLPVLEPVAQSGKPLLIIAEDVDGEALSTLVVNKLRGALKIAAVKAPGFGDRRKAMLEDIAILTGGTVISEERGYTLENTTIEMLGNAKRVAIDKDNTTIVSGSGDAEMIKNRVNQIKGQMEATTSDYDKEKLQERLAKLAGGVAVLYVGAASEVEMKEKKDRVDDALHATRAAVEEGIVAGGGVALLRAKSVLSTLVADNADEATGIQIVSRAVEAPLRTIVENAGLEGSVVVAKVAEGQGDFGYNAKTNEYVDMLKAGIIDPKKVTRVALENAASVSGMILTTECALIDVKEENAGGGMPMGGGMPGMM is encoded by the coding sequence ATGGCAAAAGATATAAAATTCGATATTGAAGCACGTGACGGATTAAAACGTGGAGTTGACGCATTAGCTAATGCAGTAAAAGTAACTTTAGGACCTAAAGGTCGTAATGTAATCATTGGAAAAACATTTGGAGGACCAACTGTTACTAAAGATGGTGTTTCTGTTGCAAAAGAAGTTGAATTGAAAGACCCACTAGAAAACATGGGAGCTCAAATGGTTAAAGAAGTTGCTTCTAAAACTAATGATTTAGCGGGTGACGGAACAACAACTGCAACTGTTTTAGCACAAGCTATTGTAAAAGAAGGTTTGAAAAACGTGGCTGCAGGAGCCAATCCAATGGACTTAAAACGTGGTATCGATAAAGCAGTTGACGCTATCGTAACTGATCTTGCTAAACAATCTCAAGTAGTAGGTAGCGATTCAGACAAAATCAAACAAATCGCTTCTATTTCTGCTAACAATGACGAAGTTATTGGTGAATTAATTGCTACTGCTTTCGCAAAAGTGGGTAAAGAAGGAGTTATTACTGTTGAAGAAGCTAAAGGAACTGACACATTTGTAGATGTTGTAGAAGGAATGCAATTTGACAGAGGATACCTTTCTCCTTATTTTGTTACCAATTCCGAAAAAATGGAAGTGGAATTAGACAGCCCTTACATTTTATTATACGATAAAAAAGTTTCTTCATTAAAAGAATTACTACCAGTTCTTGAGCCAGTTGCTCAATCAGGAAAACCATTATTGATTATTGCTGAAGATGTAGATGGCGAAGCACTTTCTACTTTAGTAGTAAACAAATTGCGTGGAGCATTGAAAATTGCCGCTGTAAAAGCACCTGGATTTGGAGACAGAAGAAAAGCAATGTTAGAAGATATCGCTATCTTAACAGGTGGAACTGTAATATCTGAAGAAAGAGGATACACTCTTGAAAATACTACTATCGAAATGTTAGGAAATGCAAAGAGAGTAGCTATCGATAAAGATAATACAACAATCGTAAGTGGTTCTGGCGATGCAGAAATGATCAAAAACCGCGTGAACCAAATCAAAGGTCAAATGGAAGCAACTACTTCTGACTACGATAAAGAAAAATTACAAGAGCGTTTAGCTAAATTAGCTGGTGGAGTTGCTGTACTTTATGTAGGAGCTGCTTCTGAAGTAGAAATGAAAGAGAAAAAAGACCGTGTTGATGATGCACTTCACGCAACTCGCGCAGCAGTTGAAGAAGGAATTGTTGCCGGTGGTGGTGTAGCTTTATTGAGAGCTAAATCAGTTTTAAGTACTCTTGTGGCTGACAACGCTGACGAAGCTACAGGAATCCAAATCGTTTCACGTGCTGTCGAAGCTCCATTAAGAACTATCGTTGAAAATGCTGGTCTTGAAGGTTCTGTAGTAGTAGCAAAAGTAGCTGAAGGACAAGGTGACTTTGGATACAACGCTAAAACTAACGAGTACGTTGATATGTTAAAAGCAGGTATTATCGATCCTAAGAAAGTAACTCGTGTAGCATTAGAAAATGCAGCATCAGTTTCAGGAATGATTTTAACTACCGAATGTGCTTTAATCGACGTTAAAGAAGAAAATGCAGGTGGTGGAATGCCAATGGGTGGCGGAATGCCAGGAATGATGTAA